From the genome of Rhizobium sp. NXC24, one region includes:
- a CDS encoding GntR family transcriptional regulator codes for MREQRTDQKAETPKETGSSRVYQKLRDDILRVHIAPGAPLDEISLSERFDLSRSPIREALVRLSGEGLVQILPNRSTIVTPMEFDKMPEFLDALDLLQRVVTRLAALHRTSADFTKIRAAQKNYEVEAQKALISGDCIGMIEKNFEFHMSIAYACRNSYFADSYRRLLQEGRRLLFFHFKYQSLDPNLSVEELAEGHTAMVAAIEEQNADAAEHQAHLHAVQFRGRFMEFLNQNLTAKLSLDYGK; via the coding sequence ATGCGAGAACAGCGCACCGATCAAAAAGCCGAAACGCCCAAGGAGACGGGCAGCTCTCGTGTCTACCAAAAGCTCCGCGATGATATCCTGCGCGTTCATATCGCTCCTGGCGCTCCTCTGGATGAAATAAGTCTCAGCGAGCGCTTTGACCTGTCGAGATCGCCCATTCGGGAAGCCCTGGTCCGGCTTTCAGGCGAAGGACTGGTTCAAATTCTGCCGAACCGCAGCACGATCGTAACGCCGATGGAATTCGACAAAATGCCGGAATTCCTGGATGCCCTGGATCTTTTGCAGCGCGTGGTAACGCGCCTTGCTGCACTACATCGCACGAGTGCGGACTTCACAAAGATCCGTGCCGCCCAGAAAAACTACGAGGTCGAGGCTCAGAAGGCGTTGATCTCCGGTGATTGCATCGGAATGATCGAGAAGAACTTCGAATTTCATATGTCCATTGCCTACGCCTGCAGAAACTCCTACTTCGCCGATTCATATCGCCGCCTCCTGCAGGAGGGGCGACGCCTCTTGTTCTTTCATTTCAAATATCAATCGCTGGATCCGAACCTCTCCGTCGAAGAGCTGGCGGAAGGCCATACGGCAATGGTTGCCGCCATCGAGGAACAAAATGCCGACGCCGCGGAACATCAGGCGCATTTGCATGCTGTCCAGTTCAGAGGCCGGTTCATGGAGTTCCTGAACCAGAATCTGACGGCCAAGCTCTCACTCGATTATGGGAAATAG
- a CDS encoding shikimate dehydrogenase, protein MLADPIGHVRTPEVINPVFAARGIDAVMVPIHYTPEDFVLGWSAMKRTKNLGGIVVSVPLKEQALELADEADDVASELGAANVIRRTDDGRMIATNLDGRGFLRGVLNEGVDARDRRVLLVGAGGAGKAIAFSLAKTGCRSLRVSDVDGARAQALVHEISRRYPDFDVTTSGNHLADIDLLINATPCGLYPDKDPLPVDVSELRPDIMVADIIMKPRETPLLKAAQAAGCEIRYGAGMLDSQIDLMVSYFGY, encoded by the coding sequence ATGCTGGCGGATCCGATCGGACACGTCAGGACGCCCGAGGTGATCAATCCGGTCTTCGCTGCGCGGGGCATCGATGCTGTGATGGTGCCAATTCACTATACGCCAGAGGATTTCGTGCTCGGCTGGTCGGCGATGAAGCGGACAAAGAATCTGGGCGGAATCGTCGTCAGCGTACCGCTAAAAGAGCAGGCGCTTGAGCTTGCTGACGAAGCCGATGATGTTGCCAGCGAGCTGGGGGCCGCCAACGTGATCAGGAGAACCGACGACGGCCGGATGATCGCGACAAATTTGGATGGGCGAGGCTTCCTTCGCGGCGTGCTGAATGAAGGGGTTGATGCCCGCGATCGAAGAGTATTGTTGGTCGGGGCCGGTGGTGCCGGGAAAGCGATTGCATTCAGTCTGGCAAAAACCGGTTGCCGTTCCCTTCGGGTAAGCGACGTCGATGGCGCGCGCGCTCAGGCGCTGGTCCACGAGATCAGCAGGCGTTATCCCGATTTCGATGTCACCACCTCGGGCAACCATCTCGCTGATATCGATTTGCTGATCAACGCCACGCCATGCGGCCTATATCCGGACAAGGACCCGTTGCCGGTCGACGTCTCGGAACTGCGGCCGGACATCATGGTCGCCGACATCATTATGAAGCCGCGCGAAACGCCGCTGCTGAAAGCCGCCCAAGCGGCCGGTTGCGAAATCCGCTATGGCGCAGGCATGCTCGACTCGCAGATTGACCTAATGGTCAGCTATTTTGGATATTAG
- a CDS encoding tautomerase family protein has translation MPVVRVEMLSGRSQQQKNEIAEVFTKELARIAGCGIKDVQIVFSEVERGNWAVGGVISTPHAAASKAS, from the coding sequence ATGCCCGTCGTCAGAGTTGAAATGTTAAGTGGCCGTAGCCAGCAGCAAAAGAATGAAATTGCCGAGGTCTTCACGAAGGAACTTGCCAGGATCGCGGGCTGCGGGATCAAGGACGTGCAGATCGTTTTCAGTGAAGTCGAAAGAGGCAACTGGGCGGTCGGCGGCGTCATATCAACTCCCCATGCGGCAGCCTCCAAAGCAAGTTGA